The following nucleotide sequence is from Salvia miltiorrhiza cultivar Shanhuang (shh) chromosome 7, IMPLAD_Smil_shh, whole genome shotgun sequence.
TACTCGAAACACACATACTGATAGTTTATTCACCCAATACGCATGCACGGATGCACCTACACTTACctaataaaatattgttaatacAAAAAATAGATGAAAGAGAGAAGATAGAGGATTGCTATTCGCTTTTgaatagggatggcaatggatcctggacccggtccagatccgtggatccagatccgattttacggatctggatctcaattttttggatccgcggatctggatccggatctggatctcattttttaaaacggatctggatctggatcttgaaatttgagatccggatccgacccagatccgacccgtggatccgattttattttaaatatattatttattttttatatttattttattaataatattatatatattaaaaaataaaaataatagaaaaattagaataactttccaaaccctagtttcTAATTCTAATTTCCCCTTTCTCGGTTCCTCTCCCTCCCTCACTCGCTCGCCGCCTCAATCACCCCCATCTCTCTATCGGCCTCTCCAGTTCGCCGATCGTCGCCTCACTCCCATGTCCGGTCTCCCTCTCCAGCAGCAGCACACGCCCTGACGCCCATCCTCTTCCAGTTCGTTGTTCGCCCGCCGCCCCTCTTTCTATTTTTCAGCCCGCCGCCACCTTCTCGGACCACTCCAGCTCGCCGGCCACCTTCTCGGACTTCTCGGAGCACTCCAGTTCGGCCGCCATCTATGACTCTGTGTACGACTCTGCGTGCTGTGGGCTGCAGTTCGTCGGCGCACCGGTCGCCGTTGCGCCGCACCATTGGCCGCCGCCATAACAGCCACCTCTCGACGCACCGGTCGCCGGATGTCGATGTCCACCACAGTGCTCAGAATCTAAAGTTAGCCattttgttaaataaattgTTAGATTTAAGACTATATTTGAAACTTATTGTTAGATTTGTTGATTTGGCAGCCATTAAATTGTTAGATTTTGTTAGAAAAATTGTTGATTTCAGCCATTTTTGAGAGATTGAGTTTGTTAGATTCAGTCATTTGACTCATATCAGCCGTTAAATTTGTTCATTTCAGCCATTGATTTGGCAGCCATTTTGTTAGATTAGATTATGATTTTTGATTGAGTTTGTTTGATTCAACCATTTCAGATTGGATTTATCGAAACTTGttgattttttgaattttttttaaattaattaaaaaatagtagatccatggatctggacccgcggacccgcggatctgacggatctggatctggatccaaaattttcagatccgcggatctggatccggatctggatctggtatatgcaaacggatctggatctggtattggccagacccggtccagatccggcccgttgccatccctactttTGAAGCCCCCAAATTTTAGAAATAGTTCGACGCAGAAAATTCCAATACAGTTCAATTTGCGGTTTGGCAAATTCCAGTCGGTTGGTACCCACAAAAGACCAGTTTACTcgcttaattaaataatcatattataatatcaatataaatGATCAATTAGGGAATTTGTCTGGTGAAAATAGCTAAATATGGTGATAAAtggaaatatattttcaaagatgaaatattcaaattttaggaCTGGTGTTTATTGAAATTAATCGTGAGATATTTAATTAACGAATGAATCAAATTGAATAAGTTGCTTGTAACGTACGAATAATCATTCTCACCTAGGTTCTAATGTTGGAGGTACAAAAATTTCACCATATTAACTGAATACGGCTCGTGCATCATAAATAGCTTATTCAtgaattttattgatttattcattattctcactcttttttttttctacaaaagaTAGTATTTTTACTGGATCCAACCCTTATgaattagtaattaataaacATTGTACAAATTCATTTATGAGTTTTGAGATCAAGATTTTTACCACGGAGTATATATATTACACTTGGTGCCCACGTTACTACAAAAAAAGTTTCTATTAATGACATGAGATTTGGTAGCTAATATTCGTGTCAATAAAATTAGTGGCGCTTGAAAATGTAACTATATATTAGCGATTAGCTACATCATCAAatatcactaatttttatgacacacatAATAGTTATCAAGTCTCGTGTCACtagtggaatttttttttagtgcGTGATGTCTCACTTACGATTTTTGTGATTTCTTTCATATTTTTGtctttcaatttcaattttgtatgttttaatttattttatttttttattattagttAGAGTTTATTTCATCTAATCAagtatgtaatttttttttatcattttttattaattattaataaaagttgatatataaatttaaaattataagtttttgaaaataaaaattaagcatatgtcatattaaaataattttcatagtaataataataaataaataaatacttacgATGACACATACAAAATTATGAATCACTAAGCGCGCATCTTATTATCAATCCTTACACAAGCATCATTCACTCAGAAAAACCACCACAATTACAAGAAAAATAGCAGAAAATTAATCTTCTTATTCAATTACAATACATCAAATGCAAACTTGaacagaaaaagaaattaaaagagaaAACTGAGAGGCTCTTCAGCTTCTAGCAGTCGGGATTGGCGTTGAGGTAAGCCTCGATAGCCTTGAACATAGCCATGGCCTTCTCTTTCCCTTCCTTGATCTTCTCCTCACTGATCTCGACGTCGCCTTTGGTGTTGTAAATGCTTCTGTTCTTGCAGATGCTTCCTCCATCTTCAGTTGGGACGATCTTGATATGATAAGTGATGGATTCGATAACATCAGAGAGAGCATCACCTTCAATGATGCTGTAGGTGTGTGTCAAGTTCTCCTTATCGATGGCCTCCACACGGTGCTTAACGCTCTTAAACTGACTCCCATCGCCAAAATGAATGATCTTGACGGTGCCAACGCCGCCGTCTCCTTCCAAGATCTCGACGCTCTTGATGGCCTGAGGCATGATCTTAGGGATGAGGGTGTCGGCGTCGAGCACCATGGCCTTGAACATCCTTGCAGCTGGGATGGAGGAAGGGATCTCCATATCATAGGTGATGGCAACCATGGTTATGATTTTGGAGCTTGAATTTTGAAAGAAATATGTGGAAAAGCAATGAAGGAGTATTTGCTTGTGTTTGTTTGAAATGTGATGGGAAATGTGGGAAGAAGGGATGCTATTTATAGTGCAAAAGTGAAGCTGAAATTAATTAGATGAATTGTTTAGGTGCAAGATGTGAAGTGATtaagaataattaattaaggatATTCTTTCTGTCGAGAATTAAAGATAGTTTTTTGTACTAGAAAAACGTGGTATATTGATGAATATTAGCACCTCTTTGTGGACTCTGGCTGTTGTTTACTCTATGAAAATGGTAGATTTTGTTTGCATTTAGCTTTTATACTTTATTCCATGCATATATATTCCATGTGATAAAAATGTACACCTAAAATATGGAAGTGATGAAGAATTTTTTGATATAACACCAAACAAATGTATATACGATTCTTATAAGCAAATATATATCATGATGTCAAACTAAAGTATATATTTTCATCGGTCCATTATCAGTGGCTTATTATTTTTAGACACGTGAactaaaaaatacataaatttattaaaaatattataatcacATATTTTCAAgattaattttatcatttataaAATAAGCCACTTAGAACAGCTAAAATGAAAAGTGatatactaattataataaGTGTTCATGGGTAAAAATGTTCTCATTTATAACTTCTATTAAAAAttctcatttaaaaaaaaaattatgagtgAAAGGTACTAGATTGCCTTTGGATGACATTgttttttgtgtaaaattttatatttttcttaccCATGTATAATTGTGTAAGAAAAAGTAGGTTGCTGATCAGAAAAGTAGGTTGTCGTTTGGACTATAATTTCACTAGAGATCGACAACCTATTTTATCTTACAAATATATTGATTGAGATATTaagaataatttaattaatttgagc
It contains:
- the LOC130991909 gene encoding major allergen Pru ar 1-like, whose amino-acid sequence is MVAITYDMEIPSSIPAARMFKAMVLDADTLIPKIMPQAIKSVEILEGDGGVGTVKIIHFGDGSQFKSVKHRVEAIDKENLTHTYSIIEGDALSDVIESITYHIKIVPTEDGGSICKNRSIYNTKGDVEISEEKIKEGKEKAMAMFKAIEAYLNANPDC